acctaattttccaaaaattactattatttatttcctttaaaaaatgcatcaaTCTCTACATATAGTATAACTCGAATAATACCGCTCGTTtcacacaaatggaaaaaaaggcagaaaaagaCGATCAGACCTACCAGCGCTGGCAGATATATTAAAtgtagtaaaagtaaaagtagaaGGCTAGTaaagttggggaaaaaacatcaatgtGAGACTCACAAACAGCTTCAAGTTGTTGTCGATATCGCTCCTTTTCATCCCTTGATCGAGTCAGTTCCTCCTCGTAGGAAACTATCGTTCTCTCAAACAGAGCGAATATTTCATCCGCTGCCGCCATTAGTCGCTCATTCACCAACTCCTTGaacattttctatgtttttaaCCCGATTAGACGTCGTCTTCTTTACCCTTTGTCGCGTCTCTGCCGCCCCCGGAAGCGTTGCTAACTTCCACCCTTTTCTTCTTCGGTTGAGGTTAGCTAAGGCGACAGCGGCGTCACAATGCTGCCATCTAGCGGCGGTGTTGAAGGTTACCAAAATAAGGAAGAAGAGAGGCAAAATCACCTTATCGCTAATCTTTCTagtcaataaaatgtaatagTTGTACAGTGCGCTAAATAATGAACGTACTTTGCTTTTCCTGGTTTGAATCGGTTGATGTCAAAACTTGGTGGGTTTTCCGCCCTTTTCCCACACGTGACACCGCTCTCTTCTCCTATTGGTTAGCAGAACGTAAACAGGAAAAGGGTTTGTTGGGCAGACCTTGAAACAACTAGTGATGGAAAACTCGATTCCTTTAAATGACTCGCTTTCTTATGAGTGAATCATTGAAGTGAATCGGGTAGTCTATTCTCCCAAGTCGCTCCAAGATTGTAATGATTAAATTGCGCAAAATTCGAATAATATTACGATGTACAGACTATTCAGCAGGAAAAACGTCACGACTTCGAAATGAAACCTCTTGACAAAAACTCAGTCGttataaacattaaataaaatgtacaatctTTTCCAAAATCCACCTTTCTAAGACCTAAATGCATATAACTGACTCCTTGTAAAAAAAGTGCTATTTCACTTGTTGTGCAGGTGTAATAACAAATAATTGCTTCCAAACCCGACTGTGATCATTAATTTCTCCAAAAACTAAGATtccttaatattattagagccctctagatgtggaataacacccctatagtcgcatttACACTCGTATTGCCTAATGTGgtcaacataataagagtaatttaacataaataagactcatatcTGTGTGTGTTGCCATAAATATGAGcgatcaggggttcagagtttaaTTTTAGCTAGTCGTGGGTTACAGTCACaacattagtgttttttttagggattATTGGTGATTGATTATAATtctaacctgcaataaaagccttgtTGTTCctgtgatcaagtctggtgcttgtgtgtcgcaccctttatagtatttttgtacatttcggCATTTTTTTATGCATAAGTATGCTTAATTGAGGCAAAAAttatgtaaacattcattcaatatGTACAAATCCTGGCTAATAGTGGGTTGTATTCAACACACAGCAtggtttattaattcatatttttgacaaactgtgataaagtgaagctgagaattttttttttcgaaactCACAGCGCTTCATTCACTCCACAGTACCCACACCTTACAATGAGACCTTTAAAGGAAGTGCAGAACCCGTGTGTGTCCCCGTGTGTCTGTTCAAAGTGGACTTCTGAGCAAATGTGTCGCCGCAGACTGAGcagctgaaaggtttttctcctgtgtgcgtcctCACGTGACTCAGCAAATGACTGTAATATGAGAATCTTTTAGCGCAGACGGTGCAGGTAAAAcatttttctcctgtgtgcgttctcatgtgtaacAGCGCATAATCTTTTCGGAAGAACTTCTTACCGCAAACCGAACAATGAAAGGGTTTTTCACCCGTGTGCGTCATCATGTGTCTTTTCAAATTGGCCTTGACCGCAAAAGTATCGCCGCACACAGAACAAGCaaagggtttttctccagtgtgcgttctcatgtgccCGACCACATGTTGCTTTCGGGAAAATCTTTTCCCACAAATTGAGCATCGAAAGGGTTTTTCTCTTGTGTGCGTCTCCACGTGTCTCGCCAAATAGCTCTTATAAAAAAAGCTTTTACCACAAAACGAACACGTAAACTGTTGTTTTCCCGGCTTCTTTTCAGAGCATTCAGAGTGTTTGTTGTCGGTGTGAGTCCTCATATCACCTTCAGCGTCTGTATCGCTGCTCAAAGGTTCTTGAGTGTCGTCCCTGTCTTCATcctcaggagagtgtgacgtggTTTCGCCACTAtctgatagcggagctaagaggttgttagcttctgttgtcatgtgttgtggtGAGATGCTGTTCGGAAGCTCCGCCCCTCCGTTCTCCTCACTTGGACTGTGAAGAAGCTGCGAGGACTCACatggtttgtcttcatggtcttcggtcttcacagagacaccagtcagTGGCAGCTTGGTGAGATCAGCCCCCTCCGTCCCTAGAAGACACTCTCCTTGCCGGGTGATCCAgagttcctcttcctgtttgacaTGGGGGGGCTGTGGATCCTCCTGCCTCAAAGTGGAGCTCGTCCCCTGCTGTTCTTGTTGACGACCAATCAGATGCTGGACACCTGCAGGACACAAACCGGAATCAGTGATTTGTTTTGAACATTGTTGTCATGTTTGATGTCATAGTTATTaaacttcaatttttttttattattattgtacatttaTTGATCAACATTGACTGCTTATAAAGTAACCAccaataaaaaagtattttactACATACTACAATGTATGTCTAACATAAATGAAAGCTAAATGAGAACACACAATACCGTACATTTGTATACGGGCCGCCATTTTGGATTATATTAGCATACTGTACTGTGATATCATAAACAAAACTCGTTCGTGGTGTGTGCGaaactgtatatataaatataaacatattataaatatatatatacaacgtCAAGAGATGAAGATGTCTAGTTGAGAGGTAAACATACGTCCAACTTGCAATCCAATGTTAGCCTTGCTAACAGCAGCCGTCAGTTGTTGTCGATGTCGCGTCTTCTCCTCCCTCGttcgacaaagttcctcctcgtaggaCGCTAACGTTCTTTCAAACATCGCGAATATTTCATCGGCCGCCGCCATTAGTCGCTCCTTCACCAactctttcaacattttaaatGCGATTTCACTCGTCTTCGCCCTTCCACATCAAGCGTTTCCGGTTTCTGACTTCcgcatttttcttattttgcttTAATGGCGGGTAGCAACCATGACTTAAAAAAGGTGAATACCGCCACCTAGTGTATCagacttattttattattcaaattaggagagaaataaaaaaataatactgattaaataattaaaaaataaatattactacCATCATAATAATGATGGTAGTAATATTCTAATGATATATATTCATAGTAATggtaattattatgaattatttttactCCTCTACTGGTTTGAAGCCTTTTGACCTCTATTATTTCTCTATTATCTCTCCTAATTTCTTATTTTAACTTCGTAACTGACATAGTTATTTGTGTTTAATTACATATTTGCCTTTTTCTAATAAATGTTTTGCAACGTTTCATGCTTTGTTTAATTTCTAATTTCTGTCACCGCTCAAACTCCAACTTCTGCTCAAACCAGTTTGGTTGGCTGGCCTTTGTTGTTGTGCCAAGAGACACTTGTATGACATCTTCTGACACTTAAAGGGTGTTACTCAAAGGGTGTTTAAGTGGATTAATTATACAGCCGTGCAAAGTAATTAACGAAAGCCAAGACTATGGTTTCAGGCAGTCCAACAGTGTACCGCTAGAGAGACAAAGATCTCAGTAAGTCTCCAACAGCGACATCAGTGGAAGATGTCACCATctccctgaatgttcactggtgttggaggagagtggaagctactgcggaaatccaccaccagttCTTTAGTTTTCCCAGCGTTGATCTGGAGGCGGTTTCGCTGGCACCAGTCCAGAgagtcctgtgtcagtcctctgtactTCCTGTCGTCCCCATCCCCATCTGTGATGACCGACGATTGCGattgcagagtcgtcagagaacttctgcaggtggcaggttggtTTGTTgagccaggaccgttccctgTGGGGCCCCTGTACTGCAGACCACCGTGTCGGACACACGGTCCCGTGtcacatactgtggacggttggtgaggtagtcCAGTATCCATGACAGAACATGATTCTTACagtgctcccaggtttctccaggtgagagagcgctctctgctggaggaagatgaccCCGTCGTTCgagatggccaaggatggaatcgaaccccggtcctcctagctgtgaggtctgcatgctaaccactcgaccaccgtgccgccgataTCAATATTTAGATGACTAAAGCCTCATGTCTCCAAAGTAATTCTTTGTTGTACTTTTTGCAGCGTAATTGCCATAgttatttgtctttatttatacatatttgcctttttttcctaaaaaaaataaataaatgttttgcttCAACTTCAACTTTGCTTCGACTTCTGCTCAAACCGGTTTGGTTGGCTGGCCTTTGTTGTTGTGCCAAGAGACACTTGTAGGACATCTTCTGACACTTAAAGGGTGTTACTCAAAGGGTGTTTACGTGGATTAATTACACAGCCGTGCGAGGCGTGTATTTTCTTCAAAAATAATTGATGTTTTGTAACATTTCATGCTTTGTTTCACATCATTTCTGTCACAACTCAAACcttaatcatgtttttttccgctttttaaatattttttctttcttttttcttttctttttcttaatttatttcagacatgcatactatgctacattattctttctcacatatacaattacaatacaatacacttactatatatatttatatatatgtatatatatacacatatacatacacacatatctacatatatatatatacacatacatacacacacacacatacatgcacacacacaacacctcattactacacatggaTATACACAtagacataaatatttttttactatcatACAATTAAGTTGTATGATATCATCAGCAGtgactaacccccccccccacttggtCCCATAAGCAGCGTTCTGGTCAGTTTTTGGTGAGGTGGAATGTAGTTCCGGTTAATTGGTGGGGCCACGTAAGTAAAGAGTTTGTCTTTTCAAAGCAACATggtttcaaaagagtaataccgTTGTTAACCAAAACGTCAGACCTCTCAATCGctgtgttattttctctccgTTTGTATCACTACGAGTATTTGCCTGTCCATCTTGCGTCGCTGCAGTCTTCAGGTGACCGTGTGAAAGGATACGGTGGGATATTTGTGTAATGCAAacgtattactcttttgaacgcatattgttatgagaagccaaactctttatttACGCCGCCCGCGGgacaaagtggggggggggtaagtcaccggtgatggactacactgctgatggggatgtcatacaaacTAACCCTTAGCTAGGGCTAAAGTCATTTTTGGACTGGACTAATACTAATAAAGTATTGAAGGGTTTAtgtagattctgttccacagatggcgctaatgcacacgaaagctgcttgccaaccgccaataaacaacagaagaagaaaaaaaacacaaagaagaacgcagtctgacaactttccgattgagcgggtacaagatacctcaatcggattggggaaaggaatattccacccctgggaatcccattatatattcatttggattggcacttttctttgggaatgagtcgtatacaaaggttacattctttccgtttgagcaaataaaccgaatgcaattggaatatttgggtccatgtatacttggctattggaatatttgggtccatgtatacgtggatattggaatatttgggtccatgtatacgtggatattggaatatttgggtccatgtatacgtggatattggaatatttgggtccatgtatacgtggctataggaatatttgggtccatgtatacgtggctattggaatatttgggtccatgtatacgtggatattggaatatttgggtccatgtatacgtggatattggaatatttgggtccatgtatacgtggatattggaatatttgggtccatgtatacgtggctataggaatatttgggtccatttatacgtggctattggaatatttgggtccatgtatacgtggctattggaatatttgggtccatgtatacgtggctaatttCAGGTTAAACCTTTCAGTATTTGAAACGTTGCAATAACCAATCCATTTTTATACAGGCTGTAACCCCATCTGCATTTAAGCAAGTTTCaaacaaacatttaattaattcaCACGACAAactcaatcaaaaaaaaaaaaaaatcaccaaggAGCAATTCAGTTCATCTTGGGGTAATCTATACACAGGACAGTATGTTTGGATGATAATAGCGTTTACCGCATCTGCAGTCTCTTTGATTTGTGATTGATTTATGAGCGAGTGGGTAGATCAAAGGAAGGCAGGTGCACAGGTGAGGAAGACAACAATCCCAAGCATGGCACTTAATCAGTAGGGGTGGGAATCTCACCACTGAcgacgattcgatacacatctcgatgtaCTGCCAGCGAATTTTCTGGCGatgcgattcaccctcttcacgatgcgatacgatgcgatacgatgcgataatcatttagttcaaatcaatgcgatCCGATACGATacggtgcaatttcttgcgatatgatgcaattcaacatgatgcaaataaacaAAGGGGAAAAACTGTAATTCACCTGCTGGCTGCCTTGAAAGCTGTCAGAAAGCTACCAGAACAAGTCATtccaagtcattaaaaaaaaaaaaatacattcaaaacgTTACAAAATAAACTATAAACATGCCCATGCAGAACcaattcatattattattagttttaaatAAACAGACACAAAACTAATCTAGCCTATATGGTCCTTTACATGATGTAACTATATACTGACATAATGCTAACCATGATCACCatcaaaatagtgatatatatataacaataaatagTCAAAAGATGACTCGTTCAAGACCtgattggatgacatttttaggtcatttttttatcattttagaaataaggagtttgtatattacagtaaacttcggatatatcggattcaattgttcccactggttttgtccgatataagcgaaatccgttatatgcgtataccggaaaatgtccgttttacgcatatattggatttatatccggtatatgcgtaaatcggattttatccgttataaaaaggcacttccttgactatgtttccaatgtacctgcaaacgctgcaaatgacgtcgtatagcggcctgtcacgattcggcgaatcggagcgccacgatgcggtcatccgatatatgcgagggaaatttcatggaaatgcattggaacgggactggagattttgtccgaaataggcgaaatccgttataaaaaaatccgatatatgcaatgaatttttattggaaatgcattacagaaaaattggttcttttttatctgtccgttgtgagcgaatttccgatatatccgaggtttactgtatctataGGCGGTATTAtggattatccttactgacctacatttagcgagtgaagatatattttacttattaccccatatttccacacaataacttAGATATGATAAAACCAGAGAACAATAAAGTGTGGAGGGATTTCcaattgagaacaaattttgctttgttcaatatttgtaatatgaggcttcCAGTTCATATTTAcatctattatgatccccagaaatgtattttccttcatcctttcaatgtctacaacgtctatttgtatttactggtacgtgtcctttctgctgctaCCAAACAGCATAAGTTTAGTTTTACTTCgattcaaggacaatctattattatcaaaccatATTTTT
This DNA window, taken from Doryrhamphus excisus isolate RoL2022-K1 chromosome 4, RoL_Dexc_1.0, whole genome shotgun sequence, encodes the following:
- the LOC131128126 gene encoding zinc finger and SCAN domain-containing protein 30-like gives rise to the protein MLKELVKERLMAAADEIFAMFERTLASYEEELCRTREEKTRHRQQLTAAVSKANIGLQVGRVQHLIGRQQEQQGTSSTLRQEDPQPPHVKQEEELWITRQGECLLGTEGADLTKLPLTGVSVKTEDHEDKPCESSQLLHSPSEENGGAELPNSISPQHMTTEANNLLAPLSDSGETTSHSPEDEDRDDTQEPLSSDTDAEGDMRTHTDNKHSECSEKKPGKQQFTCSFCGKSFFYKSYLARHVETHTREKPFRCSICGKRFSRKQHVVGHMRTHTGEKPFACSVCGDTFAVKANLKRHMMTHTGEKPFHCSVCGKKFFRKDYALLHMRTHTGEKCFTCTVCAKRFSYYSHLLSHVRTHTGEKPFSCSVCGDTFAQKSTLNRHTGTHTGSALPLKVSL